The Hyalangium gracile genome includes a window with the following:
- a CDS encoding serine hydrolase domain-containing protein, whose protein sequence is MTGRTIAAPTVLGLLLTACASAPPPSPTPPPPAAEAAAPAPAPVAAPPAPQVLEADAPRATPAGATFTAPGGWSLRMRESSVELSPPEQDTHVALVDVSATDANAAVAAAWKVHKPEMKRPLEVEMEEPGRNGWQERRVYIYETSPNERRVVRAFALRAGKAWTVVLLDASEPTIERRRAPFGQVLTSLRPAGYQRESFAGKTPHPLDAERVAKMREFVAKAARELDVPGVAISLIDGGKVVFEGGHGVRELGKPQPVDADTLFLAASNTKAMTTLLLARLVDAGKLRWEQPVVEVDPSFKLGDPDTTARVQVRHLVCACTGMPRQDMEWLFEWERATPASAMKLLGTMQPTSRFGEVFQYSNLMAAAAGYVAGHLAYPDREPGAAYDAAMTRELFEPLGMRGTTFDFKRAQSTNHASAHGLDLEGRTTVMPMSLNTSVIFVRPAGGVWTSARDLSRYVQLELARGKLPDGRQLVSEQNLLARYAPQVLAGADRTYGMGLAVDTTWGVKVVHHGGDLFGHHSDMLWLPEHGVGAVILTNSDAGVRMRRPFMRRLLEVLFDGQPEAEDDVRAAAQQLRALVKASRERVTVPPDAAAVKELAAHYRNDALGTLTVRTQGTRTVFDLGEWKSAMGSRRNEDGTLSFSTIEPGLEGLEFVVSSQGGKRQLITRDAQHEYVFEEAPPPRAGK, encoded by the coding sequence ATGACCGGACGCACCATCGCCGCACCCACAGTGCTAGGGCTCCTGCTCACCGCGTGCGCCTCCGCGCCGCCGCCCTCCCCTACCCCGCCGCCGCCAGCCGCGGAGGCTGCAGCGCCCGCGCCCGCGCCCGTCGCCGCGCCACCCGCTCCTCAGGTTCTGGAGGCCGACGCTCCTCGGGCCACTCCCGCTGGAGCCACCTTCACCGCGCCGGGAGGCTGGTCGCTGCGCATGCGCGAGTCGTCCGTGGAGCTGAGCCCGCCGGAGCAGGACACGCACGTGGCGCTCGTCGACGTGAGCGCGACCGACGCCAATGCCGCCGTGGCCGCGGCGTGGAAGGTGCACAAGCCGGAGATGAAGCGGCCGCTGGAGGTGGAGATGGAGGAGCCCGGGCGCAACGGCTGGCAGGAGCGCAGGGTATACATCTACGAGACCTCGCCCAACGAGCGGCGAGTGGTGCGGGCCTTCGCGCTTCGGGCGGGCAAGGCGTGGACGGTGGTGCTGCTGGACGCCAGCGAGCCCACGATCGAGCGGCGACGCGCGCCCTTCGGGCAGGTGCTCACCAGCCTGCGCCCCGCCGGCTACCAGCGCGAGTCCTTCGCCGGGAAGACGCCGCACCCGCTGGATGCGGAGCGCGTGGCGAAGATGCGCGAGTTCGTGGCGAAGGCGGCGCGCGAGTTGGACGTCCCCGGCGTGGCCATCAGCCTCATCGACGGGGGCAAGGTCGTCTTCGAGGGAGGCCACGGAGTGCGCGAGCTCGGCAAGCCGCAGCCGGTGGACGCCGACACGCTCTTCCTGGCCGCCTCCAACACCAAGGCGATGACGACGCTGCTGCTGGCCCGACTCGTGGATGCCGGCAAGCTGCGCTGGGAGCAGCCCGTCGTGGAGGTGGACCCGAGCTTCAAGCTGGGCGACCCGGACACGACGGCCCGCGTGCAGGTGCGCCACCTGGTGTGCGCGTGCACCGGCATGCCGCGCCAGGACATGGAGTGGCTCTTCGAGTGGGAGCGTGCCACGCCCGCCTCCGCCATGAAGCTGCTGGGCACCATGCAGCCCACCAGCCGCTTCGGCGAGGTGTTCCAGTACAGCAACCTGATGGCCGCGGCCGCCGGCTACGTCGCCGGGCACCTCGCCTACCCGGACCGCGAGCCAGGCGCGGCCTACGACGCGGCGATGACGCGCGAGCTGTTCGAGCCGCTCGGCATGCGCGGCACCACGTTCGACTTCAAGCGCGCGCAGAGCACCAACCACGCGAGCGCGCACGGGCTGGATCTGGAGGGCCGCACGACGGTGATGCCCATGTCCCTGAACACCTCCGTCATCTTCGTGCGCCCCGCGGGCGGCGTGTGGACCAGCGCGCGCGACCTGTCGCGCTACGTGCAGCTGGAGCTGGCCAGGGGCAAGCTGCCCGATGGCCGGCAGCTCGTCTCGGAGCAGAACCTGCTCGCGCGCTACGCACCGCAGGTGCTGGCGGGAGCGGACCGCACCTACGGCATGGGGCTCGCGGTGGACACGACGTGGGGCGTGAAGGTGGTGCACCACGGCGGTGACTTGTTCGGCCACCACAGCGACATGCTCTGGCTGCCCGAGCACGGCGTGGGCGCCGTCATCCTCACGAACTCGGACGCCGGCGTCCGCATGCGTCGCCCCTTCATGCGCAGGCTGCTCGAGGTGCTCTTCGACGGCCAGCCCGAGGCGGAGGACGACGTGCGCGCCGCGGCGCAGCAGCTGCGCGCCCTGGTGAAGGCCTCCCGCGAGCGCGTCACCGTGCCCCCGGATGCCGCGGCCGTGAAGGAGCTCGCCGCGCACTACCGGAACGACGCGCTGGGCACCCTCACGGTGCGCACGCAGGGCACCCGCACGGTGTTCGATCTGGGCGAGTGGAAGAGCGCGATGGGCTCGCGTAGGAACGAGGACGGTACCCTCTCGTTCTCGACCATCGAGCCGGGCCTCGAGGGCCTGGAGTTCGTCGTCTCAAGCCAGGGTGGCAAGCGACAGCTCATCACTCGCGACGCCCAGCACGAGTACGTGTTCGAGGAGGCGCCTCCTCCGCGTGCAGGGAAGTAG
- a CDS encoding dienelactone hydrolase family protein, with product MSHPTSPPLRTGFLDYPEGETVCQAYVAHAESSRSRLPCVLVAHAWDGQNESIRALTERMAHQGYLGFAIDVYGKGVRGGETDDNSRLMAPFLEDRGLLRRRLEAGLAAARRHPLVDPDRIAALGYCFGGLCVLDLARSVPPGLKGVVSVHGMLHPPRLGPQAPMAARVLILHGWEDPVAPPADVLAIARELTEAQADWQLHAYGHAMHAFTFPGANRPQAGILYNPAAARRAESSLQAFLAEVLGDTGGQAERP from the coding sequence ATGTCACACCCCACGTCTCCACCGCTCCGCACCGGGTTTCTCGACTACCCCGAGGGCGAGACCGTCTGCCAGGCCTACGTCGCTCACGCGGAGTCGAGCCGTTCCCGGCTCCCTTGCGTCCTCGTCGCCCATGCCTGGGACGGACAGAACGAGAGCATCCGCGCCTTGACGGAGCGGATGGCTCACCAGGGCTACCTCGGCTTCGCCATCGATGTGTATGGCAAGGGCGTCCGAGGCGGCGAGACGGACGACAACTCCCGGCTGATGGCGCCCTTCCTGGAGGACCGGGGCCTGCTGCGCAGACGGCTCGAAGCGGGACTGGCCGCCGCCAGGAGACACCCCCTCGTCGACCCGGACCGCATCGCGGCGCTCGGTTATTGCTTCGGCGGGCTCTGTGTCCTGGATCTCGCGCGGAGTGTCCCGCCCGGCCTGAAGGGCGTAGTGAGCGTACACGGCATGCTCCATCCGCCCAGGCTGGGGCCGCAGGCGCCCATGGCGGCCCGGGTGCTCATCCTCCACGGCTGGGAGGATCCGGTGGCCCCGCCCGCGGATGTGCTGGCGATCGCTCGGGAGCTGACGGAGGCCCAGGCCGACTGGCAGCTCCATGCCTACGGCCACGCCATGCACGCCTTCACGTTCCCAGGCGCGAACAGGCCTCAGGCGGGGATCCTCTACAACCCCGCGGCAGCCCGACGCGCGGAGAGCTCCCTGCAAGCCTTCCTCGCGGAGGTCCTGGGCGATACCGGTGGGCAGGCGGAGCGGCCCTGA
- a CDS encoding helix-turn-helix domain-containing protein, whose amino-acid sequence MLLLGIPPTPALAPWVMGYWFIEDLDGVYAGQPIRTTPHAAAVLTINFGRPCTGEFAVGGPQASLLGIQSQPRSWTSGEGCSFVMVMLRAHGLARLFPRTGLAASDNQLELGSVLGDGVARRLREDLSGAWEPHLVAARLDQWLLHRLAAIRPSTEVERLSRACEALLRTTRVDAAASAAAVSRRQLERWFQSYVGHSPKRLVTLQRIQTSLHAAQTGTGDPLDGYSDQAHRIRSWRQYLGVTPGQYARSAMSPMAAHFTRDPNAAPEGLAHFL is encoded by the coding sequence ATGCTCCTGCTCGGGATTCCTCCGACACCGGCGCTCGCCCCCTGGGTGATGGGCTACTGGTTCATCGAGGACCTGGACGGCGTCTACGCGGGCCAGCCCATCCGCACGACCCCTCATGCCGCCGCCGTGCTGACGATCAACTTCGGCCGGCCGTGCACGGGGGAGTTCGCGGTGGGCGGGCCCCAGGCCTCCCTGCTGGGCATCCAGAGCCAACCGCGCTCGTGGACTTCTGGCGAGGGCTGCTCCTTCGTCATGGTCATGCTCAGGGCCCATGGGCTGGCCCGCCTCTTCCCTCGGACAGGGCTGGCGGCCAGCGACAACCAGCTCGAGCTGGGCTCCGTGCTGGGGGACGGCGTGGCGCGACGCCTGCGCGAGGATCTCTCTGGAGCCTGGGAGCCGCACCTGGTCGCCGCGCGCCTGGACCAGTGGCTGCTCCACCGACTGGCGGCGATCCGGCCGTCCACGGAGGTCGAGCGGCTCTCGCGTGCCTGCGAGGCGCTCCTGCGGACGACGCGGGTCGATGCCGCGGCCTCCGCGGCGGCGGTGTCGCGGCGCCAGCTCGAGCGCTGGTTCCAGTCGTACGTGGGCCACAGCCCGAAGCGTCTGGTCACCCTCCAGCGGATCCAGACGAGCCTGCATGCGGCCCAGACGGGCACGGGCGATCCGCTCGACGGCTACAGTGACCAGGCCCACCGGATCCGCTCGTGGCGGCAGTACCTGGGCGTGACGCCCGGTCAGTACGCGCGCTCGGCCATGTCCCCCATGGCCGCGCACTTCACCCGGGATCCGAACGCCGCTCCCGAGGGACTGGCTCACTTCCTCTGA
- a CDS encoding CBS domain-containing protein: MDTPARTRPALACGMSLERFCRKPMAVALATETVQVAAEKMAQQHVGALVIVDEPGIPIGILTDRDIVCRVLAGRRDPRATSIQEVMSANPVVVRVSDRIDEAAFTMRQMGVRRLPVIDVDGKAIGMVSLDDLIVLLAGELGQTAETVRENRGP; the protein is encoded by the coding sequence ATGGACACTCCTGCCCGGACACGCCCTGCTCTAGCTTGCGGCATGTCACTCGAACGCTTCTGTCGGAAACCCATGGCCGTAGCCCTGGCAACTGAGACGGTCCAGGTTGCCGCGGAGAAAATGGCTCAGCAGCACGTGGGCGCCCTCGTCATCGTGGACGAGCCGGGTATACCGATCGGCATCCTGACGGACCGGGACATCGTCTGCCGGGTCCTTGCGGGACGGAGGGATCCGCGCGCTACTTCCATCCAGGAGGTAATGAGCGCCAACCCCGTCGTCGTCCGAGTGAGCGACCGGATCGATGAGGCGGCGTTCACCATGCGCCAGATGGGAGTGCGCCGCCTCCCGGTCATCGATGTCGACGGGAAGGCCATCGGCATGGTGTCGCTGGATGACCTCATCGTGCTGCTCGCGGGAGAGCTGGGCCAGACCGCGGAGACGGTGCGGGAGAACCGCGGCCCATAG